In Candidatus Poribacteria bacterium, the following are encoded in one genomic region:
- a CDS encoding succinate dehydrogenase yields the protein MTQHPELTLTMEPRPFQTQRRDAWWLQPLAVFLGLGIFVLYGLFRVFEGDHFIHGPYLSPLYSPVLFGTEGVAHSLDHSWFGPMPSWIPGFITPAVLIMWAPLGFRFTCYYYRGAYYKAFWADPPSCTVSEPRNNYRGEHSFPLIIQNIHRYFLYLAIVFIGILAYDVWKALWFDDGNGGTTFGIGVGTIILAGNVVLLGGYTLGCHSLRHLVGGAVDLLSKAPVRRQAYNCVSCLNRRHMLWAWMSLCWVGFSDVYVRFIAPAVGQDWITF from the coding sequence ATGACCCAACATCCAGAACTCACGTTAACAATGGAACCCCGTCCGTTCCAAACCCAACGCCGAGACGCGTGGTGGCTACAGCCTTTAGCGGTATTTCTCGGGTTGGGAATCTTCGTCCTTTACGGACTCTTTCGCGTTTTTGAAGGGGATCATTTCATTCACGGCCCCTACCTATCACCTCTCTACTCACCGGTGCTTTTCGGTACTGAAGGGGTGGCGCATAGTCTTGACCACAGTTGGTTTGGTCCGATGCCGTCTTGGATACCAGGTTTCATTACCCCGGCAGTCCTGATTATGTGGGCACCACTTGGATTTCGCTTTACATGCTACTACTATCGCGGCGCGTATTACAAAGCATTTTGGGCAGACCCACCCTCTTGCACAGTGTCAGAACCTCGTAATAACTACAGGGGCGAACATTCGTTTCCATTGATTATACAGAATATCCATAGATATTTCCTTTATCTCGCAATCGTCTTTATCGGTATTCTCGCTTACGATGTATGGAAAGCACTTTGGTTCGACGATGGTAATGGTGGGACAACCTTTGGCATCGGCGTAGGTACCATCATTTTGGCAGGTAACGTCGTCCTTTTAGGCGGTTATACGCTCGGATGTCACTCTTTACGACACTTGGTCGGCGGTGCTGTTGACTTGCTCTCCAAAGCACCGGTCCGTCGGCAAGCATACAATTGTGTCAGCTGCTTAAATCGTCGGCACATGCTCTGGGCATGGATGAGTCTCTGCTGGGTCGGTTTTTCGGATGTATACGTCCGCTTTATAGCACCGGCAGTGGGTCAGGACTGGATTACATTTTAA
- a CDS encoding type II toxin-antitoxin system VapC family toxin encodes MVSYLVARPSHDVTLAARQQATQQLWTEYADNFEFIISNIVVSEIREGDPIAAQRRREVLAGLTVLDMSPAANMLAQDLIDAGAVPQNLMPDAQHIAVAAVNSIEYLISWNYKHIVNETKRQLINEVCHAAGFQPTTLCTPIELIEEIQVKEKIDTRMDPVLEECYRMKEAFAAKFNSMQELYDYLVAETEKNKALGWKYLPPPPARSNENKKD; translated from the coding sequence GTGGTCAGTTATTTAGTCGCAAGACCAAGCCACGATGTAACATTGGCCGCCCGGCAACAAGCAACGCAACAACTGTGGACAGAATATGCCGATAACTTTGAGTTTATTATTTCAAACATAGTTGTCAGTGAAATCAGGGAAGGTGATCCAATAGCAGCCCAACGAAGGCGTGAGGTGTTGGCGGGTTTAACCGTATTGGATATGTCACCAGCGGCGAATATGCTTGCCCAAGACCTTATAGATGCTGGTGCTGTCCCACAAAACTTGATGCCGGATGCACAACATATCGCTGTTGCCGCGGTGAACAGCATTGAATACTTAATTTCTTGGAACTATAAGCACATTGTGAATGAAACCAAACGGCAGCTGATAAACGAAGTTTGTCACGCAGCTGGATTTCAACCCACAACTCTCTGCACACCTATAGAACTTATTGAGGAAATTCAAGTGAAAGAAAAAATTGACACCCGCATGGATCCTGTCTTAGAAGAATGCTATCGGATGAAAGAAGCATTTGCTGCTAAATTCAACTCTATGCAGGAACTTTATGACTATTTAGTGGCAGAAACAGAAAAAAATAAAGCCCTCGGTTGGAAATACCTTCCGCCACCGCCGGCTCGAAGCAACGAAAATAAAAAAGACTGA